The Anoxybacillus flavithermus genome has a segment encoding these proteins:
- a CDS encoding rRNA large subunit methyltransferase I, translating into MANVFLKRKRKKRLELGHPWVFQSEVDYIEGDFEPGDFVNVYNHQRHFLAKGYINPKSQMIVRVLTQNPNDELNAPFFMNRIRQAWAYRERMIPGVRSCRAVYGEADFLPGLIVDKYEDVLVVQILSLGMEKRKEWILQALLDVFQPKAIYLRNDVHVRELEGLKQEKGFWYGTCDTNVQIEENGVKYIVDIENGQKTGFFFDQRQNRAAIKPLITSESTVLDCFTHTGSFMLNACLYGAKHVTAVDISEHAIETAKRNAELNGFTNVDFVVANAFDYLRECVQQGKKWDVVIIDPPAFAKSAHAVPKALAGYKDINLNGLKLVKDGGFFVTASCSYHVHPDMFQAMVTEAAFDAKKILRQIHWSGAGYDHPKLLAADEGDYLKFAIYEVHSRK; encoded by the coding sequence ATGGCAAATGTATTTTTAAAACGAAAAAGAAAAAAGCGGCTCGAGCTTGGACATCCGTGGGTGTTTCAAAGCGAAGTCGATTATATTGAAGGAGATTTTGAACCGGGAGATTTCGTCAACGTATATAACCATCAACGTCACTTTTTAGCGAAAGGATATATTAATCCAAAATCACAAATGATCGTGCGCGTGTTAACGCAAAATCCAAACGACGAATTAAACGCGCCATTTTTTATGAACCGTATTCGTCAAGCATGGGCGTATCGCGAACGGATGATTCCGGGCGTTCGTTCATGTCGCGCCGTTTATGGAGAAGCCGATTTTTTACCTGGGCTCATCGTTGATAAGTACGAAGATGTGCTCGTTGTGCAAATTTTATCGCTCGGCATGGAAAAAAGAAAAGAATGGATTTTACAAGCGCTTCTTGACGTTTTTCAACCGAAAGCGATTTATTTGCGCAACGACGTTCACGTGCGCGAATTAGAAGGATTAAAACAAGAAAAAGGATTTTGGTATGGCACGTGCGATACGAACGTACAAATTGAAGAAAACGGCGTGAAATACATTGTCGATATCGAAAACGGACAAAAAACAGGATTTTTCTTCGATCAACGTCAAAATCGTGCTGCCATCAAGCCGCTGATTACAAGCGAATCGACCGTGCTCGATTGTTTTACGCATACAGGTTCATTTATGTTAAACGCCTGCTTATACGGGGCAAAACATGTGACCGCTGTCGATATTTCTGAACATGCGATTGAAACAGCAAAGCGAAACGCGGAGCTAAACGGATTTACAAATGTCGATTTCGTCGTTGCGAACGCGTTTGACTACTTACGCGAATGCGTACAACAGGGGAAAAAATGGGATGTCGTCATTATTGATCCACCAGCGTTTGCAAAATCCGCTCATGCGGTGCCAAAGGCGCTTGCCGGCTATAAAGATATTAATTTAAACGGCTTAAAGTTAGTGAAAGACGGCGGCTTTTTCGTGACAGCAAGTTGTTCGTATCATGTGCATCCAGATATGTTTCAAGCGATGGTTACGGAAGCAGCGTTTGATGCGAAGAAAATTTTACGTCAAATTCATTGGAGCGGTGCAGGATACGATCATCCAAAACTACTTGCCGCCGATGAAGGTGATTATTTGAAATTTGCCATTTACGAAGTACATTCACGTAAGTAA
- a CDS encoding ABC transporter, translating to MTSLIHIEQLRLKFPGAEKRLFTDVSLSVKKGEKVLLLGPSGCGKSTLLQVMAGIIPRSIDVPMKASKLHIPNRVGYVFQDPDAQFCMPYVDEEMAFVLENLGVPRAEMEEKIAHMLRLVRLRLPHVHVPIQTLSGGMKQRLAIASVLALEPDVLCLDEPTALLDEEGTKAVWETLKEVAEDRTVVIVEHKIDHIVDFVERIILFNEHGEIIADGGTNEIFSTYRSFITEQGIWHPDVWEAYKKPKTAQQPYAQGEVLLYIQSLRGFRQKEEKIAVDELVIHAGEWIAVTGENGAGKSTLLQSLMKLIRTEGDMYWQGELVKHEGLLYDNIAFVFQNPEFQFVTNRVDDELAYSFRLEKRPEHEIAKEVERLLERFHLSAQRHLHPYQLSIGQKRRLSVAASVTEQHRLLLLDEPTFGQDAKNTFALLEWLEGYRQQGKAIVMVTHDEHIVSQFATRRWVIESGKLVADEMIAPRMLVRGEIG from the coding sequence GTGACATCATTGATCCATATCGAACAGTTGCGCTTAAAATTTCCGGGGGCAGAAAAGCGGTTATTTACCGATGTATCGCTTTCGGTTAAAAAAGGAGAAAAAGTGTTGCTTTTAGGCCCATCGGGATGCGGAAAATCCACACTTTTGCAAGTGATGGCGGGCATTATTCCGCGCTCGATCGATGTGCCGATGAAAGCGAGTAAACTGCACATTCCAAATCGTGTAGGCTATGTGTTTCAAGATCCCGATGCCCAGTTTTGTATGCCGTATGTTGATGAAGAAATGGCTTTTGTTCTCGAAAATCTCGGTGTGCCACGTGCAGAGATGGAAGAAAAAATAGCGCACATGCTTCGCCTTGTGCGTCTCCGTCTCCCGCACGTTCATGTACCGATTCAAACATTATCTGGAGGAATGAAACAGCGGTTAGCGATTGCGTCAGTTTTAGCGCTTGAACCTGATGTGTTATGTTTAGACGAACCGACAGCACTTCTTGATGAAGAAGGAACAAAAGCGGTGTGGGAAACGTTAAAAGAAGTGGCGGAGGATCGAACCGTTGTCATTGTTGAACATAAAATTGATCACATTGTTGATTTTGTCGAGCGCATCATTTTATTTAACGAACATGGTGAGATCATCGCTGACGGCGGAACGAATGAAATTTTTTCAACGTATCGTTCGTTTATTACAGAACAAGGGATTTGGCATCCAGACGTGTGGGAGGCGTATAAAAAGCCAAAAACAGCGCAACAACCGTATGCACAGGGGGAGGTTCTTTTATATATACAATCGCTTCGCGGCTTTCGACAAAAAGAAGAAAAAATAGCGGTCGACGAGTTAGTGATTCATGCCGGTGAATGGATTGCGGTTACAGGGGAAAACGGTGCAGGGAAAAGTACGTTGTTGCAAAGCTTAATGAAACTCATTCGAACAGAAGGCGATATGTATTGGCAAGGAGAGCTCGTCAAACATGAAGGATTGTTATATGACAACATTGCTTTTGTGTTCCAAAACCCCGAGTTTCAATTTGTTACAAATCGTGTAGATGATGAGTTAGCGTACTCTTTTCGTCTTGAAAAACGTCCAGAGCACGAAATAGCCAAAGAAGTGGAGCGACTGCTCGAACGGTTTCATTTAAGTGCGCAACGGCATTTACATCCATACCAATTGTCGATCGGGCAAAAGCGGCGACTAAGTGTTGCTGCGTCGGTGACGGAGCAACATCGCCTATTGCTTCTTGATGAACCGACGTTCGGACAAGATGCAAAAAATACGTTTGCGCTGCTTGAGTGGCTAGAGGGGTATCGGCAACAAGGAAAGGCGATTGTTATGGTTACGCACGATGAGCATATTGTATCGCAATTTGCAACGAGGCGGTGGGTCATTGAAAGCGGAAAGCTTGTCGCTGATGAAATGATTGCACCGCGGATGCTTGTACGAGGTGAAATAGGATGA
- a CDS encoding thiamine biosynthesis protein ThiS → MRCIINGEMIDLPAHIRTVAQLLHHFHIHEKIAIVEINMEIIPKAHYGHKQIADGDRIEIVHFVGGG, encoded by the coding sequence ATGCGTTGCATCATTAATGGTGAAATGATTGACTTGCCAGCTCACATTCGTACAGTTGCTCAATTGTTGCATCATTTTCATATTCATGAAAAAATCGCAATTGTTGAAATCAATATGGAGATTATTCCGAAAGCGCACTATGGGCATAAACAGATTGCTGATGGTGATCGCATTGAAATTGTTCACTTTGTAGGGGGAGGATAA
- a CDS encoding MFS transporter has product MKEQAAIQTSIANIQQKRGILITGLLVAMLFGALDGTIVGTALPRIVGELGGLSMMAWLTTAYMLTSTTIVPIAGKLADLFGRKSIYVTGLAIFIIGSALCGMADTMNQLIIFRAIQGIGGGIMMPMAMIVIGDLFTGAERAKWQGVFGGVFGLASILGPQVGGWIVDSLNWRWVFYINLPVGILAIVLISLGLHNHRVAERVKLDLAGMFTMVVAVVSLLLALTFGGDKYDWLSWQIISLLASSVVFFRLFVFVERKAEEPIMPIHLLKNKTFVVLNSVGFFMSVGMFGAIMFVPLFMQGIIGMSPSESGTMMFPMMFALIIASMIGGRLVQKIGVRPQVIVGMVLVALGFFLLSTMDVDTNKWTAMSFMATLGFGLGFVNPVITLALQEVFPKSQLGIVTSSSQFFRQIGGTFGATLLGAIMNHRSKDLLEAKFLPLLEKLPAQAQAMTDSFKQLVESNPQSVYSVILNPDTLKKIPEQMQQMFVPVLKQTLVDALSDVFLYGLIFVGIGFIFAMFIGRITISNRTNKVNEME; this is encoded by the coding sequence ATGAAAGAACAAGCAGCGATACAAACAAGTATTGCGAATATACAACAAAAACGAGGTATTTTAATTACGGGGCTTCTTGTTGCGATGTTGTTTGGGGCGTTAGATGGCACGATTGTTGGGACAGCGTTGCCACGTATTGTTGGGGAACTTGGTGGGTTGAGTATGATGGCTTGGCTGACAACAGCATATATGCTCACATCGACAACGATCGTTCCGATTGCAGGGAAACTCGCTGATTTATTTGGACGAAAGTCGATTTATGTTACAGGGTTAGCAATTTTTATTATCGGCTCAGCGCTATGTGGCATGGCGGACACGATGAATCAGCTTATTATTTTCCGAGCCATTCAAGGCATTGGTGGAGGTATTATGATGCCGATGGCGATGATCGTCATTGGTGATTTATTTACGGGAGCAGAGCGGGCAAAATGGCAAGGTGTATTTGGTGGCGTATTTGGATTAGCGTCTATTCTCGGTCCACAAGTTGGTGGATGGATTGTAGATTCGTTAAATTGGCGTTGGGTATTTTACATTAATCTTCCTGTTGGTATATTAGCCATTGTTCTCATTTCGCTCGGTTTGCATAATCATCGCGTCGCTGAGCGAGTAAAGCTTGATTTGGCAGGCATGTTTACGATGGTTGTAGCCGTTGTTTCGTTGTTGCTTGCCTTAACGTTCGGTGGCGATAAATACGATTGGCTATCGTGGCAAATTATTTCTTTACTAGCTAGCTCGGTCGTTTTCTTTCGTTTATTTGTATTTGTAGAGCGAAAAGCAGAAGAGCCGATTATGCCGATTCATTTATTAAAAAATAAAACGTTTGTTGTGCTTAATAGCGTCGGGTTTTTTATGTCTGTCGGCATGTTCGGGGCGATTATGTTTGTACCGCTCTTTATGCAAGGCATTATTGGCATGAGCCCATCAGAATCAGGAACGATGATGTTTCCGATGATGTTTGCGCTTATCATCGCAAGTATGATCGGTGGACGACTTGTACAAAAAATTGGTGTTCGCCCGCAAGTGATTGTTGGAATGGTGCTTGTGGCGCTTGGTTTCTTTTTACTATCAACAATGGATGTCGATACGAATAAATGGACAGCGATGTCATTTATGGCGACGCTCGGTTTTGGGCTAGGATTCGTCAACCCAGTTATTACGCTCGCGTTGCAAGAAGTATTTCCGAAGTCGCAGCTCGGCATTGTAACATCATCGAGCCAATTTTTCCGGCAAATTGGAGGAACGTTTGGGGCAACGTTGTTAGGAGCAATTATGAACCATCGGTCGAAAGATTTATTAGAAGCAAAATTTCTGCCGTTGTTAGAGAAATTGCCAGCGCAAGCGCAAGCGATGACAGATTCATTTAAGCAACTTGTTGAATCGAACCCCCAAAGCGTATATTCCGTCATTTTAAATCCGGATACGTTAAAAAAAATTCCTGAACAAATGCAACAAATGTTTGTGCCTGTGTTAAAACAAACGCTTGTTGATGCGTTAAGTGATGTATTTTTGTATGGATTGATTTTCGTTGGCATCGGCTTTATTTTTGCGATGTTTATTGGTCGCATTACGATTTCCAATCGAACGAATAAAGTGAATGAAATGGAATAA
- a CDS encoding thiaminase II: MLFSEQLRKAVDPIWEASFHHPFVKELGEGTLDLRCFRYYVLQDSYYLTHFAKVQALGGAMADDLQTTASMAHHAQSTYEAELRLHETFMKELGITEEEKASFVPAPTAYAYTSHMYRASFAGRFGDVLAAILPCYWLYYEIGERLKHCKPNHPIYAQWIEAYGSDWFKQLVEQQIARLNDIAKTASENELERMKQHFVISSQYEYLFWDMAYKLERWPMEEEDVYANERA, from the coding sequence ATGTTGTTTTCAGAGCAGTTGCGCAAAGCTGTCGATCCGATTTGGGAAGCGAGCTTTCATCATCCGTTCGTGAAGGAGCTTGGGGAAGGAACACTTGATTTACGTTGTTTTCGTTATTATGTATTACAAGATTCATATTATTTGACACACTTTGCAAAAGTGCAAGCGCTTGGCGGGGCGATGGCTGATGATTTACAAACGACCGCAAGCATGGCCCATCATGCGCAAAGTACGTATGAAGCTGAGCTTCGTTTACATGAAACGTTTATGAAAGAGCTCGGTATTACAGAAGAAGAAAAGGCGTCGTTTGTTCCTGCTCCAACTGCGTATGCGTACACGTCCCACATGTATCGCGCGTCGTTTGCAGGACGTTTTGGCGATGTATTAGCTGCCATTTTACCGTGCTATTGGTTGTATTACGAAATTGGTGAGCGGTTAAAACATTGTAAGCCGAATCATCCAATTTATGCACAATGGATTGAAGCATACGGCTCTGACTGGTTCAAACAGCTTGTCGAACAACAAATTGCGCGTTTAAACGACATCGCAAAAACAGCTAGCGAAAACGAGCTAGAGCGGATGAAGCAACACTTTGTGATCAGCAGTCAGTATGAATATTTATTTTGGGACATGGCGTACAAATTAGAACGTTGGCCAATGGAAGAGGAGGATGTTTATGCAAACGAAAGGGCTTAA
- a CDS encoding MarR family transcriptional regulator: protein MEQTPFTALVERLEHAFSLALRKLAADLAKEEIGLTKPQFFILNLLSKRGKCTVSELADEMFVKPSAITTMIDRLYKSGFVWRDRDEEDRRVVYVQLSEKGREMLEHARAERRKIIERYLSQLQFDELEQFVHIIEKIAAINEKEEK from the coding sequence ATGGAGCAGACGCCGTTCACCGCGCTTGTTGAGCGATTAGAGCATGCGTTTTCGTTAGCCCTTCGCAAATTGGCAGCTGACTTGGCTAAGGAAGAAATCGGCTTAACGAAACCGCAGTTTTTTATTTTAAACTTGTTGTCGAAGCGTGGGAAATGTACAGTAAGTGAATTGGCGGACGAAATGTTTGTTAAACCGAGCGCCATTACTACGATGATCGATCGCTTATATAAAAGTGGGTTTGTATGGCGTGATCGAGATGAAGAGGACCGGCGTGTCGTGTATGTACAGTTGTCTGAAAAGGGGAGAGAAATGCTTGAACATGCACGAGCGGAGCGAAGAAAAATTATTGAGCGTTATTTAAGCCAATTACAATTTGATGAGCTCGAACAGTTTGTCCATATTATCGAAAAAATTGCTGCGATAAACGAAAAAGAGGAGAAGTGA
- a CDS encoding thiamine ABC transporter permease, with the protein MFMQTKGLKLTDVLTTVVVAIVFGIVYKVWGPLYYAVKPLGLHLDQLIYGMWFIAATVAYLLIRKPGVALLAEVAAASGEFLAGSEWGLEVLFYGFVQGLLAELVFAAFRYKRFDVAVVSLAAVGSTIASLVLDFYKGYIDQLAWWNLTLFIGARFIGAIIIAGVFAYSLVKALEATGVTQLLRPTTKEDYDSLDK; encoded by the coding sequence ATGTTTATGCAAACGAAAGGGCTTAAATTAACAGACGTATTAACGACCGTTGTGGTGGCGATTGTGTTTGGGATTGTGTATAAAGTGTGGGGACCGCTTTACTATGCGGTAAAACCGCTTGGACTTCATCTTGATCAACTTATTTATGGCATGTGGTTTATTGCGGCAACTGTTGCCTATTTATTAATTCGTAAACCAGGAGTGGCGCTCCTTGCGGAAGTGGCTGCGGCATCAGGAGAGTTTTTAGCTGGTTCTGAATGGGGACTTGAGGTGCTATTTTACGGCTTTGTGCAAGGATTGCTCGCTGAGCTTGTTTTCGCCGCTTTCCGCTATAAACGTTTTGATGTGGCGGTTGTGTCGCTTGCAGCGGTTGGTTCAACGATCGCTTCATTAGTGCTTGATTTTTACAAAGGATATATCGATCAATTAGCATGGTGGAATTTAACGTTATTTATCGGTGCGCGTTTCATTGGAGCGATCATCATTGCTGGCGTATTTGCTTATTCGCTTGTGAAAGCGCTCGAAGCGACAGGTGTGACGCAATTGTTGCGTCCGACGACAAAAGAAGATTACGACTCGCTTGATAAATAG
- a CDS encoding glycine oxidase ThiO has product MDVLIVGGGIIGSSIAFELTKRGASVVVIERGALAQEASSAAAGMLGAHSEFSTDHPLIPLALKSQAIFPDVLAELYELTHIVVHWNETGMLKLATTMEEYEKLTEHYEFWRRIQSTHVRWLTADEVAQIEPHVRNEYGAMYTIDQQVDAKQLSLAFARAAMAKGTKFLTYTEAYDFIVEQERVVGVKTTSGSLYAKHIIIACGAWTPMLAEKLRLSLHMYPVKGECVSVMTETPLLQATVFAKNGCYIVPKANNRLVIGASAIAHSFTKNVQTCSVHQLLTRAMQIVPAIAHCTFEKTWAGIRPQTKDGLPYIGAHPQYANVFIVTGHYRNGILLSAITGRCVSDMLEGKEIPFDMTPFSPTRKGEGHALHH; this is encoded by the coding sequence ATGGACGTTTTAATTGTTGGGGGAGGTATTATTGGCAGCAGCATCGCTTTTGAGTTAACGAAAAGAGGAGCGTCAGTTGTCGTTATTGAACGTGGTGCGCTCGCACAAGAAGCATCATCGGCCGCAGCTGGGATGCTTGGTGCGCACTCTGAGTTTTCGACAGATCATCCTCTCATTCCGCTTGCTTTAAAGAGTCAAGCGATATTTCCAGACGTCCTCGCTGAATTGTATGAGTTAACGCATATAGTCGTCCATTGGAATGAAACAGGAATGTTAAAACTGGCAACAACGATGGAAGAGTACGAAAAATTAACGGAACATTATGAATTTTGGAGGCGTATTCAATCAACACACGTCCGTTGGTTAACAGCTGATGAAGTGGCGCAAATCGAACCGCACGTACGAAATGAGTACGGTGCGATGTATACGATCGATCAACAAGTGGATGCTAAACAGCTTTCGCTTGCTTTCGCTCGGGCAGCGATGGCAAAAGGGACGAAGTTTTTAACGTATACGGAAGCGTACGATTTTATTGTTGAACAAGAACGTGTTGTAGGGGTAAAAACAACGAGTGGTTCGCTATATGCAAAGCATATCATTATTGCGTGCGGGGCATGGACGCCCATGTTAGCTGAAAAGTTGCGGTTATCGCTACATATGTATCCGGTCAAAGGAGAATGTGTTTCGGTAATGACAGAAACCCCTCTTTTACAAGCTACTGTATTTGCGAAAAATGGCTGCTACATCGTGCCGAAAGCGAATAATCGACTTGTCATCGGAGCTAGTGCGATTGCGCATTCATTTACGAAAAACGTGCAAACATGTAGCGTGCATCAATTGTTAACACGCGCAATGCAAATCGTTCCGGCTATTGCTCATTGTACATTCGAGAAAACTTGGGCAGGCATTCGTCCACAGACAAAAGACGGTCTGCCTTACATCGGGGCTCATCCACAATACGCAAACGTGTTTATTGTAACAGGACATTATCGCAACGGCATTTTATTAAGTGCGATCACAGGTCGATGTGTGAGCGATATGCTTGAAGGAAAAGAAATACCATTTGATATGACACCGTTTTCGCCAACAAGAAAGGGGGAGGGGCATGCGTTGCATCATTAA
- a CDS encoding thiamine phosphate synthase, with protein sequence MKEFHLISTGNQSMDTFVHTSSLVHSYVDYIHIREKHRSAKEISMMVEKLLEANVPAQKIIVNDRVDVAVVYGVGGVQLAHHSLAPKRIKEKFPFLRVGRSVHTLEEAKQAEDEGADYVVYGHIYETNCKEGLKPRGVSSLQQLASYICIPVVAIGGIKPSHVRDLFMAGAKGIAVMSTVFDADDPLYMVQLYRKQMGANTWTF encoded by the coding sequence ATGAAAGAGTTCCATCTCATCTCAACAGGCAATCAGTCGATGGATACGTTTGTTCATACGTCATCGCTTGTTCATTCATATGTCGATTACATTCATATTCGTGAAAAGCATCGCTCAGCGAAAGAAATTAGCATGATGGTGGAAAAGTTGCTTGAAGCAAATGTGCCAGCACAAAAAATTATCGTCAATGATCGAGTGGACGTCGCAGTCGTTTATGGCGTTGGCGGCGTTCAGCTCGCTCATCATAGTTTGGCGCCTAAACGAATAAAAGAGAAGTTTCCGTTTTTGCGTGTCGGTCGATCTGTTCATACGCTGGAAGAAGCAAAACAAGCGGAAGACGAAGGAGCGGACTACGTCGTTTACGGACATATATACGAAACGAATTGTAAAGAAGGATTGAAGCCGCGTGGGGTTTCATCGTTGCAGCAGTTGGCGAGTTACATATGCATTCCTGTCGTTGCCATTGGAGGCATTAAACCTTCTCATGTTCGTGATCTGTTTATGGCAGGGGCAAAAGGGATTGCGGTGATGTCTACTGTATTTGATGCGGATGATCCGCTGTATATGGTTCAACTATATCGGAAACAAATGGGGGCGAATACATGGACGTTTTAA
- a CDS encoding glucohydrolase, with the protein MKKAWWKEAIAYQIYPRSFMDSNGDGIGDLQGIIQKLDYLKDLGIDVIWICPIYKSPNADNGYDISDYQDIMEQFGTMEDFDQLLREIHKRDMKVILDLVINHTSDEHPWFIESRSSRDNPKRDWYIWRDGKNGKEPNNWESIFGGSAWEYDEATDQYYLHVFATKQPDLNWENEDVRRALYDMINWWLDKGIDGFRVDAISHIKKKEGLPDLPNPKGLDYVPSFDGHMNQEGIMDYLRELKMQTFARYDIMTVGEANGVTVEEAEDWVGEENGIFNMIFQFEHLGLWQKGTDGGVDVRKLKRVLTKWQKGLEGVGWNALFLENHDQPRSVSTWGNDEQYLVESAKALGALYFLMQGTPFIYQGQEIGMTNVRFETIDEYDDVAIKNYYRIERAKGRSHEEVMQWIWKNGRDNSRTPMQWSDDENAGFTTGTPWIGVNENYKQINVKKQLQDPNSVLNFYKRMIQLRKQHDVFVYGTYDLMLENHKAIYAYTRTLGDEKAIVIVNLTDRKTMYRCDALKLNSEQLVLANYDVKPHKHATRFTLRPYEARVYLVK; encoded by the coding sequence GTGAAAAAAGCTTGGTGGAAAGAAGCGATTGCATATCAAATATATCCGAGAAGCTTTATGGATTCAAACGGAGACGGCATCGGTGATTTACAAGGGATTATTCAAAAGCTCGACTATTTAAAAGACCTTGGAATCGATGTCATATGGATTTGTCCGATTTATAAATCACCGAATGCTGACAATGGCTATGACATTAGCGATTATCAAGACATTATGGAGCAGTTTGGGACGATGGAAGATTTCGATCAATTGCTTCGAGAAATTCATAAGCGCGACATGAAAGTCATTTTAGATCTCGTCATTAACCATACGAGCGATGAACATCCTTGGTTTATTGAATCGCGCTCGTCACGGGACAATCCAAAGCGCGATTGGTACATTTGGCGCGATGGAAAAAACGGCAAAGAACCAAACAATTGGGAAAGCATTTTTGGTGGTTCGGCATGGGAATATGACGAGGCGACGGATCAATATTATTTGCATGTGTTTGCAACGAAGCAACCGGATTTAAATTGGGAAAATGAAGATGTTCGTCGTGCGTTATATGACATGATCAATTGGTGGCTCGATAAAGGCATTGATGGGTTCCGTGTTGATGCGATTTCACACATTAAGAAAAAAGAAGGTCTCCCTGATTTACCAAATCCAAAAGGGCTTGACTATGTCCCTTCATTTGACGGACACATGAATCAAGAAGGGATTATGGACTATCTTCGCGAGTTGAAAATGCAAACGTTTGCGCGTTATGACATCATGACAGTTGGAGAAGCGAACGGAGTAACGGTCGAGGAGGCAGAAGATTGGGTCGGTGAAGAAAACGGCATTTTTAATATGATTTTTCAGTTTGAGCATCTTGGACTTTGGCAAAAAGGAACAGATGGCGGTGTCGATGTTCGGAAATTAAAACGTGTATTAACGAAATGGCAAAAAGGATTAGAAGGTGTTGGCTGGAACGCACTATTCCTTGAAAACCATGACCAGCCTCGTTCCGTGTCGACGTGGGGAAATGACGAACAATATCTTGTTGAAAGTGCCAAAGCATTAGGGGCATTATATTTCCTTATGCAAGGAACGCCGTTTATTTATCAAGGGCAAGAAATTGGCATGACGAACGTCCGATTTGAAACGATTGACGAATATGACGATGTCGCCATCAAAAATTATTATCGTATTGAACGTGCTAAAGGGCGTTCTCATGAAGAAGTGATGCAATGGATTTGGAAAAACGGTCGTGACAATTCACGCACGCCGATGCAATGGTCTGATGATGAAAACGCCGGATTTACAACAGGAACACCTTGGATTGGTGTGAATGAAAATTATAAACAAATTAATGTCAAAAAACAGTTGCAAGACCCGAACTCTGTGTTAAACTTTTACAAACGCATGATTCAACTAAGAAAACAGCATGACGTATTTGTTTACGGAACATACGATTTAATGTTAGAAAACCATAAAGCAATTTACGCATATACGCGCACGTTAGGTGATGAAAAAGCGATCGTCATCGTGAACTTAACAGACCGAAAAACGATGTATCGCTGCGATGCATTGAAATTAAATAGCGAGCAATTGGTGTTAGCAAACTACGATGTAAAACCGCATAAACATGCGACACGCTTTACATTGCGTCCATATGAAGCGCGTGTATATTTAGTGAAATAA
- a CDS encoding ABC transporter permease gives MRWSIDHRETWLHQTNPTAKLLFFLPMFVVIVFVHNPNVLINWTIGFTALFMLFSGYRMKHMLLFFAPFLFIFISTSSSMILFGKGETTWFRWGLIHITEESFYRGVHLGFRTLLFAIFGLMFALTTKPVLLFYSLMQQAKVKPKYAYSFLAAIRLLPIMLEEFQTVHQALKVRRAAKAKGFRGKLELVKRYAIPLLSQSIRRAQRIAVAMEAKGFTNERTRTFYYEVTMGKYDIYLLIVICVIVAAGYYVADVFPYVAIKDVR, from the coding sequence ATGAGATGGAGCATTGACCATCGCGAAACATGGTTGCATCAAACGAATCCGACAGCGAAATTGCTTTTCTTTTTGCCGATGTTTGTTGTGATTGTTTTTGTCCATAATCCGAACGTACTCATCAACTGGACGATCGGATTTACCGCCTTATTTATGTTGTTTAGCGGTTATCGGATGAAGCATATGCTTTTATTTTTTGCTCCATTTTTGTTCATTTTCATTTCTACGTCGTCGTCGATGATTTTGTTTGGAAAAGGGGAGACGACGTGGTTTCGTTGGGGGCTTATTCATATTACCGAAGAAAGTTTTTACCGCGGCGTTCACCTCGGCTTTCGTACGCTTTTGTTTGCGATTTTCGGATTAATGTTTGCGCTCACGACAAAGCCGGTGCTTTTATTTTACTCGCTTATGCAACAAGCGAAAGTGAAACCGAAATATGCGTATAGTTTTTTAGCAGCTATTCGTTTATTGCCGATCATGTTAGAAGAATTTCAAACGGTTCATCAAGCATTAAAGGTGCGACGAGCTGCTAAAGCGAAAGGGTTTCGCGGTAAACTCGAATTGGTGAAACGATATGCCATCCCGCTTTTATCACAAAGTATTCGCCGCGCTCAGCGCATTGCAGTGGCGATGGAAGCAAAAGGATTTACAAATGAGCGAACACGGACGTTTTATTATGAAGTGACGATGGGGAAATATGACATTTATTTACTTATCGTCATATGCGTGATCGTTGCAGCTGGATATTACGTCGCGGACGTGTTCCCATACGTGGCGATAAAGGATGTGCGGTAA